The Neodiprion fabricii isolate iyNeoFabr1 chromosome 4, iyNeoFabr1.1, whole genome shotgun sequence genome window below encodes:
- the LOC124181727 gene encoding TBC1 domain family member 1 isoform X4 produces the protein MKEQSSSSRLEKDREPTPQRSYSSAAALTSLGADISPSSSHFFEVLYIGKIKVSHKKVPESFIDDALIRFRAYELEKSKSSSNNLLTECQRLQRQASVKFLPTLNVRRDSQDSSASELGSIENISSSSVLSPTNSLDVAKTLGGSVEALSPTNNNSSENDGADNTSGVKKNKNVNLPSPEMMRNRAASTGSVLTARRDSAAKGGDEYNRTMLFQVGRYDLRLISPDRKQVLLHKQLKDVASCVQGVKNPEHFGFICREAGIECYIGYVFKCQSEAVADDLVGAITQAFVATCDASRKERHPVFSCDHCPMVWYDKLCQDIDGQNDKRTQSIIVSRLGMLPEDEQEIIVTKYKGAEACNGTLGGSGNGSSLREQNQFLMMLLRAHCEAKQARHVHDTAENRSEFLNQYLSVGVGSTIFMKAKRSLTNSFDHLMKRKGSRDDFGFNPNMRDSMLQFNSPANQKEESQSPVSSVGSGLDNCPDSNRPRSLRVSPEQQLSVNTGPKSPMMDIFLKVGNSPKMSPTESEGSNRLQSSGSWRQAILNRVVTPGKDQDIKDNVTCSGVSGKNNQPVPMRKTREELRGLWKKAINQQLILIRMERENTKLKERQEEATVKRIKLEYDELSSCARELVEVWDLLVSKESRISTKCDNQMLLQAIKQGVPRGKRGEVWQFLAEQFCLKQPPIETREFPSYNVPYEVLLKQLTSQQHAILIDLGRTFPNHPYFSCALGPGQLALFNLLKAYSLLDPEVGYCQGLSFVAGVLLLHMAEDQAFFLLRHLMFRRGLRKLYLPDMAALQLHLYQLSRLLHDRLPAIYNHFDKHEVSPTLYAAPWLLTLFASQFPLGFVTRVFDLLFLESSEVIFRVAVALLEDHQDQLLCCDSFEEIMEYLKLRVPAVDKGVLERVMKRVFYPDTEMVKQLNEYRVEYQVLQEEMLSVKPQIENLEKLELLNKQLTQENVHLNEQLEIAMSNLHRLETARSIQQSSAHKLESQNRSLEVTVATLGNFIQHLADTRTDIEIPGDVRRIVAQLSIAEKRRSSMGTKLYPLKVIEDNNNKYQPMKSNSTGRESQKMLKGNSITAETPYPLKSTLSQPNLGAKLEKVSSFFANSHNHIRQQRAQIAALRGECGDSGNDENDPKTVNIDIQITDTVSSATDIIDQSGGQLLRIEPTALEKSISLPLSNAKLKLKSSKSAYELGSVKKVPTTKLEDTTGDSLTNVAGTIHPLDTCSDVNFNYGGTTKLKCIKPGRSPGQNGQGDNLGKEIPGQNAEILTR, from the exons ATGAAGGAACAGTCGTCGTCCTCTCGGCTCGAAAAGGACCGAGAACCAACCCCTCAAAGGTCGTATAGCAGCGCCGCAGCCTTGACGTCACTAGGTGCTGACATATCACCAAGTTCCTCACATTTTTTTGAG GTTCTCTACATCGGGAAAATTAAAGTTTCTCACAAAAAAGTACCGGAGTCCTTCATCGACGATGCTCTGATAAGATTTCGTGCTTACGAACTTGAGAAGTCGAAATCTTCGTCGAATAATCTACTCACCGAGTGCCAAAGACTGCAGAGACAGGCcagcgtgaaatttttacctACATTGAACGTCAGAAGAGATAGTCAG GATTCAAGTGCCAGCGAATTAGGCAGCATAGAAAATATATCGTCGAGTAGCGTGTTGTCGCCAACGAATTCGTTGGATGTTGCAAAAACGTTGGGTGGATCCGTCGAAGCGTTGTCACCGACGAACAACAACTCGTCCGAAAATGACGGAGCGGACAATACTTCGggggtaaagaaaaataaaaacgtcaACTTGCCGTCACCGGAGATGATGAGGAACAGGGCTGCCTCCACGGGCAGCGTTTTAACCGCTAGAAGAGACTCTGCAGCAAAAGGAGGCGACGAGTACAATCGCACCATGCTTTTCCAG GTAGGTCGGTATGACTTAAGATTGATCAGTCCTGACAGAAAACAAGTCCTGCTCCACAAGCAGCTCAAAGACGTCGCCAGTTGCGTGCAG GGTGTCAAAAACCCAGAACACTTCGGTTTTATTTGCAGAGAGGCTGGCATAGAGTGTTACATTGGCTATGTTTTCAAATGTCAATCCGAAGCTGTTGCCGATGATTTAGTTGGAG cCATCACCCAGGCGTTTGTTGCTACGTGCGATGCCTCGAGAAAAGAAAGACATCCAGTATTTTCCTGTGATCACTGCCCCATGGTTTGGTACGATAAATTATGCCAAGACATTGACG GTCAAAATGACAAGAGAACTCAAAGTATCATCGTTTCACGGCTTGGTATGTTGCCTGAGGACGAACAAGAGATTATTGTTACAAAATACAAGGGAGCCGAGGCCTGCAACGGTACTTTAGGTGGTTCCGGAAATGGTTCTAGTCTCAGAGAACAGAATCAGTTTTTAATGATGTTGTTACGCGCGCATTGCGAAGCGAAGCAGGCGAGACACGTTCACGACACAGCTGAAAATAG GAgtgaatttttaaaccaaTACCTCAGTGTCGGTGTTGGGAGTACGATATTTATGAAAGCTAAGAGGTCATTGACGAATAGTTTTGATCACCTCATGAAGCGGAAAGGTTCGCGCGATGACTTTGGATTTAATCCTAACATGAGGGATTCAATGCTACAATTTAATTCGCCTGCAAATCAAAAGGAAGAAAGTCAGAGTCCTGTCTCTTCTGTGGGATCTGGACTGGACAACTGTCCCGATTCAAACAGACCCAGATCATTGAGAGTGTCTCCTGAACAGCAGCTTAGCGTTAATACTGGGCCAAAAAGTCCCATGATGGACAT TTTTTTAAAGGTAGGCAATTCTCCGAAAATGTCTCCTACCGAGTCTGAGGGAAGCAATCGTCTGCAATCAAGTGGATCGTGGAGACAGGCGATATTAAATCGTGTGGTAACACCAGGCAAAGATCAGGATATCAAGGATAATGTTACGTGTTCTGGTGtgagtggaaaaaataatcaacccGTTCCAATGCGGAAAACTAGGGAGGAGCTACGGGGTCTCTGGAAAAAGGCAATCAATCAACAATTGATACTCATCAGAATGGAGAGAGAGAATACGAAGCTGAAAG AACGACAGGAGGAGGCAACGGTAAAAAGAATTAAACTAGAATATGACGAATTGAGCAGCTGCGCTCGAGAACTCGTTGAAGTTTGGGATTTACTAGTAAGCAAAGAGTCAAGGATATCTACAAAATGCGATAATCAAATGCTGCTCCAAGCCATCAAACAgg GTGTACCACGTGGCAAGCGTGGCGAGGTTTGGCAGTTTTTGGCTGAgcaattttgtttaaaacaaCCGCCAATTGAGACGCGTGAATTCCCAAGCTACAATGTACCCTATGAAGTTTTACTTAAGCAGCTCACATCCCAGCAACATGCGATTCTAATCGATTTGGGACGTACATTTCCTAATCATCCTTACTTCAGCTGCGCCTTAGGACCTGGGCAATTGGCTCTTTTCAACCTGCTTAAGGCCTATTCTCTTCTTGATCCCGAGGTTGGATACTGCCAAGGGCTCAGCTTCGTTGCCGGAGTTCTTCTGTTGCAT ATGGCCGAAGATCAAGCCTTCTTTTTGCTGCGTCACCTGATGTTCCGAAGAGGTCTCCGAAAGTTATACCTACCTGACATGGCTGCGCTACAATTACACTTGTATCAACTTTCACGGTTATTACACGACAGACTTCCAGCTATATACAATCATTTTGACAAGCACGAAGTCTCTCCCACTCTTTACGCAGCACCGTGGTTATTGACTTTATTTGCTAGCCAATTTCCATTGGGTTTTGTTACTAGAGTATTCG ATCTACTGTTTCTTGAAAGTTCCGAAGTCATCTTTCGTGTAGCTGTTGCGCTGTTGGAAGATCATCAAGATCAACTTCTTTGCTGTGACAGTTTTGAAGAAATCATGGAGTATCTGAAA CTCCGCGTACCAGCTGTCGACAAAGGGGTGCTCGAACGTGTAATGAAACGGGTATTCTATCCGGACACTGAAATGGTTAAACAATTGAACGAATATAGAGTTGAATATCAAGTGCTGCAGGAAGAGATGCTATCCGTTAAACCACAGATCGAGAATTTGGAGAAGCTAGAATTACTCAACAAACAGCTCACCCAAGAAAACGTCCATCTCAATGAGCAACTAGAG ATTGCTATGAGCAACCTTCACCGCCTTGAAACAGCCCGGTCAATTCAACAATCATCAGCTCACAAGTTAGAATCCCAGAATCGCAGTCTTGAAGTCACAGTTGCAACGCTGGGGAATTTTATTCAGCACTTGGCCGACACAAGAACAGATATCGAGATCCCAGGTGATGTGCGTCGAATAGTTGCACAGTTGAGTATAGCGGAAAAGCGAAGAAGTAGCATGGGTACAAAACTGTATCCATTGAAAGTTATTGAAGACAACAATAACAAGTATCAACCAATGAAAAGCAACTCTACTGGTAGAGAATCTCAAAAGATGTTGAAGGGAAATAGTATCACAGCTGAGACACCATACCCTTTAAAGTCGACATTGAGTCAGCCGAATTTAGGGGCAAAGCTTGAGAAggtttcgtcattttttgcaaattcacACAATCACATCAGACAACAACGTGCACAAATAGCTGCTTTGAGAGGAGAATGTGGAGATAGCGGTAACGACGAAAATGATCCAAAGACTGTCAATATTGATATTCAAATTACTGATACAGTGAGCTCCGCGACTGACATCATTGATCAATCAGGTGGTCAATTACTGCGCATTGAACCTACTGCATTAGAGAAGTCAATTTCCTTGCCATTGTCCAATGCTAAATTGAAACTAAAGTCGTCCAAATCAGCATACGAACTGGGTTCAGTGAAAAAAGTACCAACAACGAAACTGGAGGACACAACTGGGGATTCATTAACTAATGTAGCAGGTACCATTCATCCTTTGGATACATGTAGCGATGTAAACTTTAACTACGGCGGTACAACAAAGTTGAAATGTATAAAGCCTGGAAGGTCACCTGGCCAGAATGGACAGGGTGACAACCTGGGTAAAGAAATTCCTGGACAAAATGCAGAAATTTTAACTAGATAG
- the LOC124181727 gene encoding TBC1 domain family member 1 isoform X3 gives MHRRICQAKHHVTGRVKELFSAMKEQSSSSRLEKDREPTPQRSYSSAAALTSLGADISPSSSHFFEVLYIGKIKVSHKKVPESFIDDALIRFRAYELEKSKSSSNNLLTECQRLQRQASVKFLPTLNVRRDSQDSSASELGSIENISSSSVLSPTNSLDVAKTLGGSVEALSPTNNNSSENDGADNTSGVKKNKNVNLPSPEMMRNRAASTGSVLTARRDSAAKGGDEYNRTMLFQVGRYDLRLISPDRKQVLLHKQLKDVASCVQGVKNPEHFGFICREAGIECYIGYVFKCQSEAVADDLVGAITQAFVATCDASRKERHPVFSCDHCPMVWYDKLCQDIDGQNDKRTQSIIVSRLGMLPEDEQEIIVTKYKGAEACNGTLGGSGNGSSLREQNQFLMMLLRAHCEAKQARHVHDTAENRSEFLNQYLSVGVGSTIFMKAKRSLTNSFDHLMKRKGSRDDFGFNPNMRDSMLQFNSPANQKEESQSPVSSVGSGLDNCPDSNRPRSLRVSPEQQLSVNTGPKSPMMDIFLKVGNSPKMSPTESEGSNRLQSSGSWRQAILNRVVTPGKDQDIKDNVTCSGVSGKNNQPVPMRKTREELRGLWKKAINQQLILIRMERENTKLKERQEEATVKRIKLEYDELSSCARELVEVWDLLVSKESRISTKCDNQMLLQAIKQGVPRGKRGEVWQFLAEQFCLKQPPIETREFPSYNVPYEVLLKQLTSQQHAILIDLGRTFPNHPYFSCALGPGQLALFNLLKAYSLLDPEVGYCQGLSFVAGVLLLHMAEDQAFFLLRHLMFRRGLRKLYLPDMAALQLHLYQLSRLLHDRLPAIYNHFDKHEVSPTLYAAPWLLTLFASQFPLGFVTRVFDLLFLESSEVIFRVAVALLEDHQDQLLCCDSFEEIMEYLKLRVPAVDKGVLERVMKRVFYPDTEMVKQLNEYRVEYQVLQEEMLSVKPQIENLEKLELLNKQLTQENVHLNEQLEIAMSNLHRLETARSIQQSSAHKLESQNRSLEVTVATLGNFIQHLADTRTDIEIPGDVRRIVAQLSIAEKRRSSMGTKLYPLKVIEDNNNKYQPMKSNSTGRESQKMLKGNSITAETPYPLKSTLSQPNLGAKLEKVSSFFANSHNHIRQQRAQIAALRGECGDSGNDENDPKTVNIDIQITDTVSSATDIIDQSGGQLLRIEPTALEKSISLPLSNAKLKLKSSKSAYELGSVKKVPTTKLEDTTGDSLTNVAGTIHPLDTCSDVNFNYGGTTKLKCIKPGRSPGQNGQGDNLGKEIPGQNAEILTR, from the exons GTCAAAGAGTTGTTCAGCGCCATGAAGGAACAGTCGTCGTCCTCTCGGCTCGAAAAGGACCGAGAACCAACCCCTCAAAGGTCGTATAGCAGCGCCGCAGCCTTGACGTCACTAGGTGCTGACATATCACCAAGTTCCTCACATTTTTTTGAG GTTCTCTACATCGGGAAAATTAAAGTTTCTCACAAAAAAGTACCGGAGTCCTTCATCGACGATGCTCTGATAAGATTTCGTGCTTACGAACTTGAGAAGTCGAAATCTTCGTCGAATAATCTACTCACCGAGTGCCAAAGACTGCAGAGACAGGCcagcgtgaaatttttacctACATTGAACGTCAGAAGAGATAGTCAG GATTCAAGTGCCAGCGAATTAGGCAGCATAGAAAATATATCGTCGAGTAGCGTGTTGTCGCCAACGAATTCGTTGGATGTTGCAAAAACGTTGGGTGGATCCGTCGAAGCGTTGTCACCGACGAACAACAACTCGTCCGAAAATGACGGAGCGGACAATACTTCGggggtaaagaaaaataaaaacgtcaACTTGCCGTCACCGGAGATGATGAGGAACAGGGCTGCCTCCACGGGCAGCGTTTTAACCGCTAGAAGAGACTCTGCAGCAAAAGGAGGCGACGAGTACAATCGCACCATGCTTTTCCAG GTAGGTCGGTATGACTTAAGATTGATCAGTCCTGACAGAAAACAAGTCCTGCTCCACAAGCAGCTCAAAGACGTCGCCAGTTGCGTGCAG GGTGTCAAAAACCCAGAACACTTCGGTTTTATTTGCAGAGAGGCTGGCATAGAGTGTTACATTGGCTATGTTTTCAAATGTCAATCCGAAGCTGTTGCCGATGATTTAGTTGGAG cCATCACCCAGGCGTTTGTTGCTACGTGCGATGCCTCGAGAAAAGAAAGACATCCAGTATTTTCCTGTGATCACTGCCCCATGGTTTGGTACGATAAATTATGCCAAGACATTGACG GTCAAAATGACAAGAGAACTCAAAGTATCATCGTTTCACGGCTTGGTATGTTGCCTGAGGACGAACAAGAGATTATTGTTACAAAATACAAGGGAGCCGAGGCCTGCAACGGTACTTTAGGTGGTTCCGGAAATGGTTCTAGTCTCAGAGAACAGAATCAGTTTTTAATGATGTTGTTACGCGCGCATTGCGAAGCGAAGCAGGCGAGACACGTTCACGACACAGCTGAAAATAG GAgtgaatttttaaaccaaTACCTCAGTGTCGGTGTTGGGAGTACGATATTTATGAAAGCTAAGAGGTCATTGACGAATAGTTTTGATCACCTCATGAAGCGGAAAGGTTCGCGCGATGACTTTGGATTTAATCCTAACATGAGGGATTCAATGCTACAATTTAATTCGCCTGCAAATCAAAAGGAAGAAAGTCAGAGTCCTGTCTCTTCTGTGGGATCTGGACTGGACAACTGTCCCGATTCAAACAGACCCAGATCATTGAGAGTGTCTCCTGAACAGCAGCTTAGCGTTAATACTGGGCCAAAAAGTCCCATGATGGACAT TTTTTTAAAGGTAGGCAATTCTCCGAAAATGTCTCCTACCGAGTCTGAGGGAAGCAATCGTCTGCAATCAAGTGGATCGTGGAGACAGGCGATATTAAATCGTGTGGTAACACCAGGCAAAGATCAGGATATCAAGGATAATGTTACGTGTTCTGGTGtgagtggaaaaaataatcaacccGTTCCAATGCGGAAAACTAGGGAGGAGCTACGGGGTCTCTGGAAAAAGGCAATCAATCAACAATTGATACTCATCAGAATGGAGAGAGAGAATACGAAGCTGAAAG AACGACAGGAGGAGGCAACGGTAAAAAGAATTAAACTAGAATATGACGAATTGAGCAGCTGCGCTCGAGAACTCGTTGAAGTTTGGGATTTACTAGTAAGCAAAGAGTCAAGGATATCTACAAAATGCGATAATCAAATGCTGCTCCAAGCCATCAAACAgg GTGTACCACGTGGCAAGCGTGGCGAGGTTTGGCAGTTTTTGGCTGAgcaattttgtttaaaacaaCCGCCAATTGAGACGCGTGAATTCCCAAGCTACAATGTACCCTATGAAGTTTTACTTAAGCAGCTCACATCCCAGCAACATGCGATTCTAATCGATTTGGGACGTACATTTCCTAATCATCCTTACTTCAGCTGCGCCTTAGGACCTGGGCAATTGGCTCTTTTCAACCTGCTTAAGGCCTATTCTCTTCTTGATCCCGAGGTTGGATACTGCCAAGGGCTCAGCTTCGTTGCCGGAGTTCTTCTGTTGCAT ATGGCCGAAGATCAAGCCTTCTTTTTGCTGCGTCACCTGATGTTCCGAAGAGGTCTCCGAAAGTTATACCTACCTGACATGGCTGCGCTACAATTACACTTGTATCAACTTTCACGGTTATTACACGACAGACTTCCAGCTATATACAATCATTTTGACAAGCACGAAGTCTCTCCCACTCTTTACGCAGCACCGTGGTTATTGACTTTATTTGCTAGCCAATTTCCATTGGGTTTTGTTACTAGAGTATTCG ATCTACTGTTTCTTGAAAGTTCCGAAGTCATCTTTCGTGTAGCTGTTGCGCTGTTGGAAGATCATCAAGATCAACTTCTTTGCTGTGACAGTTTTGAAGAAATCATGGAGTATCTGAAA CTCCGCGTACCAGCTGTCGACAAAGGGGTGCTCGAACGTGTAATGAAACGGGTATTCTATCCGGACACTGAAATGGTTAAACAATTGAACGAATATAGAGTTGAATATCAAGTGCTGCAGGAAGAGATGCTATCCGTTAAACCACAGATCGAGAATTTGGAGAAGCTAGAATTACTCAACAAACAGCTCACCCAAGAAAACGTCCATCTCAATGAGCAACTAGAG ATTGCTATGAGCAACCTTCACCGCCTTGAAACAGCCCGGTCAATTCAACAATCATCAGCTCACAAGTTAGAATCCCAGAATCGCAGTCTTGAAGTCACAGTTGCAACGCTGGGGAATTTTATTCAGCACTTGGCCGACACAAGAACAGATATCGAGATCCCAGGTGATGTGCGTCGAATAGTTGCACAGTTGAGTATAGCGGAAAAGCGAAGAAGTAGCATGGGTACAAAACTGTATCCATTGAAAGTTATTGAAGACAACAATAACAAGTATCAACCAATGAAAAGCAACTCTACTGGTAGAGAATCTCAAAAGATGTTGAAGGGAAATAGTATCACAGCTGAGACACCATACCCTTTAAAGTCGACATTGAGTCAGCCGAATTTAGGGGCAAAGCTTGAGAAggtttcgtcattttttgcaaattcacACAATCACATCAGACAACAACGTGCACAAATAGCTGCTTTGAGAGGAGAATGTGGAGATAGCGGTAACGACGAAAATGATCCAAAGACTGTCAATATTGATATTCAAATTACTGATACAGTGAGCTCCGCGACTGACATCATTGATCAATCAGGTGGTCAATTACTGCGCATTGAACCTACTGCATTAGAGAAGTCAATTTCCTTGCCATTGTCCAATGCTAAATTGAAACTAAAGTCGTCCAAATCAGCATACGAACTGGGTTCAGTGAAAAAAGTACCAACAACGAAACTGGAGGACACAACTGGGGATTCATTAACTAATGTAGCAGGTACCATTCATCCTTTGGATACATGTAGCGATGTAAACTTTAACTACGGCGGTACAACAAAGTTGAAATGTATAAAGCCTGGAAGGTCACCTGGCCAGAATGGACAGGGTGACAACCTGGGTAAAGAAATTCCTGGACAAAATGCAGAAATTTTAACTAGATAG